A region of Argentina anserina chromosome 5, drPotAnse1.1, whole genome shotgun sequence DNA encodes the following proteins:
- the LOC126795978 gene encoding auxin-responsive protein SAUR71-like: MDMMKGKSRKNLIKKSWTQCSSFFKQTSKACAALSSMTKRRLWNCDTITGSTTSERKKNKAGRVAPAGSFSVYVGPEKQRFVVKTEFANHPLFKALLEDAAMVYGYRNDGPLLLPCDVDLFYDVLTVIEGDIIEDMISPNSCCLMRALFGSARPLHSDFRINKGCSGGAYRLLN; encoded by the coding sequence ATGGATATGATGAAGGGAAAGTCGAGAAAGAATTTGATTAAGAAGTCGTGGACGCAATGCAGtagtttttttaaacaaaCCAGCAAAGCGTGTGCAGCACTCAGTTCAATGACGAAGAGAAGATTATGGAATTGCGATACTATCACTGGTAGTACTACTAGCGAGcggaagaagaacaaggccGGTCGAGTAGCTCCGGCCGGGAGCTTCTCAGTCTACGTTGGTCCCGAAAAACAACGGTTTGTTGTGAAGACGGAGTTTGCTAACCATCCGTTGTTCAAGGCGCTGTTAGAGGATGCAGCAATGGTGTATGGGTACAGAAATGATGGTCCACTTTTGCTTCCTTGTGATGTGGATTTGTTCTACGATGTTTTGACAGTAATAGAGGGCGATATCATTGAAGATATGATCAGTCCCAATAGTTGCTGTTTGATGCGAGCTCTCTTCGGTTCAGCTCGTCCTCTTCATTCAGATTTCAGAATAAACAAGGGCTGCAGTGGTGGTGCTTATAGGCTCCTTAATTAG
- the LOC126794230 gene encoding auxin-responsive protein SAUR71-like: MDIVKGKWTKNLIIKAWKRCSTLPKQISSRASAAASLKRSKSWSSSTGTTCKQQKNKAKACQIAPVGCFTVYVGPERERFVVRMEFVNHPLFKMLLEDAALEYGYKFDGPILLPCHVDLFCDVLAEMESDDIDENMIGTPSNCSPISFRPARRRNCGSNRGYGGAYRILAPTSSFSSL; the protein is encoded by the coding sequence ATGGATATTGTGAAGGGAAAGTGGACGAAGAATCTGATCATCAAGGCGTGGAAGCGATGCAGTACTTTACCGAAACAAATCAGCAGCAGAGCGTCAGCAGCTGCTTCATTGAAGAGGAGCAAATCATGGAGCTCCAGTACTGGCACTACTTGCAAGCAGCAGAAGAACAAGGCCAAGGCATGCCAAATCGCTCCGGTTGGGTGTTTCACGGTCTACGTTGGACCCGAAAGGGAGcgatttgtggtgaggatggAGTTTGTTAATCATCCATTGTTCAAGATGCTGCTGGAAGATGCAGCATTGGAGTATGGGTACAAATTTGATGGCCCTATCTTGCTTCCTTGCCATGTGGATCTGTTCTGCGATGTCTTAGCAGagatggagagcgatgatatTGATGAGAATATGATCGGTACTCCCAGTAATTGTTCTCCGATAAGCTTCAGGCCTGCCCGTCGTAGAAATTGTGGCAGCAACAGAGGTTACGGTGGAGCTTATAGAATACTTGCTCCAACATCGTCGTTCTCATCACTTTGA
- the LOC126793459 gene encoding DEK domain-containing chromatin-associated protein 1-like: MASEALEEKKPEEEAPVEDKHEIEAREEAGEEEEREELPEVSEKATENEGEVAEEGEESQETPKKGKRGRKASSESQTESKKRGGDSAEKKKLKKEGEVEKKEPVTPVSERPTRERKVVERYSAPETGRSSATKPLSIEKGPGTQLKDIPNVAFKLSKRKPDDNLQLLHTILFGKKAKSHALKRNIVQFSGYVWAENEQEKQRTRVKEKLDKCVKEKLMDFCDVLNIQINKAGTKKEELSVKLLEFLESPHATTDVLLAEKEKEQKGQKRKKKVTPSKTAGSGDGSPETPAKKQKDTSSAQKNEETTKDEEDVLDDKVEPSDSKDDLEGDDDEKMNEENDHGDKSDEDEDDLKGQVASPKRSSKDVKESSRAKTGGKSTPAKKKTTPKSVKTTTDSEKKPRSSKRGATDVDGASGSKAKGSVKKQKNEKESPKDSKTKSTSKKQSSKSPAKVPAKDQVKGKTSKKAKAEPTKEDVHAVIVDILKEVDFNTATLSDILKQLGTHFGIDLMHRKAEVKDIITDVINNMTDEDEDEAAGDDSEKEDHDA; this comes from the exons ATGGCGTCCGAAGCCCTAGAGGAGAAGAAGCCGGAGGAAGAAGCTCCTGTGGAGGACAAGCACGAGATTGAAGCTAGAGAGGAGGccggtgaagaagaagagagggaggAGCTGCCGGAAGTTTCCGAGAAGGCGACGGAAAACGAAGGAGAGGTAGCTGAAGAAGGTGAGGAAAGTCAGGAAACTCCGAAGAAAGGTAAGAGGGGTCGGAAAGCTAGCTCAGAGAGCCAGACTGAGTCGAAGAAGCGAGGTGGAGACTCAgctgagaagaagaagctgaagAAGGAAGGTGAAGTGGAGAAGAAGGAGCCGGTCACTCCGGTCAGTGAGAGGCCGACCAGGGAGAGGAAAGTTGTTGAGCGCTACTCGGCTCCCGAGACTGGGAGGTCTTCGGCGACAAAACCATTGAGCATTGAAAAG GGTCCTGGGACTCAGCTCAAGGATATACCGAATG TGGCGTTCAAGTTATCGAAGAGAAAACCTGATGACAACCTGCAATTACTGCACACAATTCTTTTTGGGAAGAAAGCAAAG tcTCACGCTTTGAAGAGAAATATCGTCCAGTTTTCAGGTTATGTGTGGGCTGAGAATGAG CAAGAAAAACAGAGGACAAGGGTAAAGGAGAAACTTGATAAGTGTGTTAAAGAAAAGTTGATGGATTTTTGTGATGTGCTTAATATTCAAATCAATAAAGCTGGCACAAAGAAG GAGGAACTTTCTGTTAAGTTATTGGAGTTCTTGGAATCCCCACATGCTACAACCGATGTTCTGCTTGctgaaaaggaaaaggagCAG AAAGGGCAAAAGCGTAAGAAGAAGGTTACACCAAGTAAGACTGCAGGTTCTGGAGATGGATCACCGGAAACACCAGCCAAG AAACAGAAGGACACTTCCAGTGCTCAAAAGAATGAAGAGACAAccaaagatgaagaagacgTACTTGATGATAAAGTTGAACCTTCAGATTCAAAAGATGATCTTGagggagatgatgatgaaaagatgaatgaagaaaatgatcaCGGGGATAAATCTGATGAAGACGAAGATGATTTAAAGGGTCAGGTAGCAAGTCCAAAACGTTCATCAAAAGATGTGAAAGAGAGTTCAAGGGCTAAAACCGGGGGGAAGTCAACACCAGCTAAGAAGAAAACCACCCCAAAATCTGTGAAAACTACTACAGATTCTGAAAAGAAACCTCGTTCTTCAAAAAGAGGTGCAACTGATGTTGATGGAGCTTCTGGTTCTAAAGCAAAGGGATCTGTGAAAAAACAGAAGAACGAAAAGGAAAGCCCAAAAGATAGCAAGACAAAATCCACTAGCAAGAAACAGTCAAGCAAGTCGCCAGCGAAGGTTCCAGCAAAGGACCAAG TGAAAGGAAAAACTAGCAAGAAAGCAAAGGCAGAGCCCACAAAAGAAGATGTACATGCTGTAATTGTTGACATTCTGAAGGAAGTGGACTTCAATACT GCAACTTTATCTGATATTCTCAAACAACTTG GTACCCACTTTGGTATTGATTTAATGCATAGAAAGGCAGAGGTGAAGGATATAATTACTGACGTGATAAATAACATGACTGATGAGGATGAAGACGAAGCAGCTGGTGATGATTCTGAGAAAGAGGACCATGATGCTTAG
- the LOC126794397 gene encoding omega-hydroxypalmitate O-feruloyl transferase-like: MGDNSYKTFELTVKKEEPTLVPPAEDTDKGLYFLSNLDQNIAVRVRTLYYYKSDIKGNKDVAEIMKKALSRVLVPYYPMAGRLSISTEGKLIVDCTGDGAVFVEAEANCEMEEMGDITKPDSVILANLIYDIPGAKNILEIPPLVAQVTRFRCGGFVLGLCMNHCMNDGIAAMEFVNSWGETARGLPLKVAPFIDRSILEARHPPKLEFPHHEFAQIEDISDTSKLYEEEEMVYRSFCFEPEKLEKLKKMAMEDGILDKCTLFVALSAFVWRARTRALRMVPDQKTKLLFAVDGRSKFEPPIPKGYYGNAVVLTNALCSTGELLENPLSFAAGLVNEAIDRVSDSYMRSVIDYFEVTRARPSLAATLLITTWSRLAFHTTDFGWGEPVFSGPVGLPEKEVILFLPHGEDRRSINVFLGMPASAMKVFEKLMQI, from the exons ATGGGGGATAACAGTTACAAAACCTTTGAGCTTACTGTCAAGAAAGAAGAACCAACTCTCGTACCTCCTGCAGAAGACACGGACAAGGGCCTCTACTTCCTCTCAAATCTTGATCAGAACATTGCGGTCAGAGTTCGTACCTTGTACTATTATAAATCAGATATAAAAGGGAATAAGGATGTTGCGGAAATCATGAAGAAAGCCTTGTCAAGGGTTCTTGTTCCTTATTATCCAATGGCAGGAAGGTTAAGTATAAGCACAGAGGGGAAGCTGATAGTGGATTGCACAGGAGATGGAGCTGTGTTTGTGGAAGCGGAAGCTAACTGTGAAATGGAGGAGATGGGAGATATTACGAAGCCAGATTCTGTAATTCTTGCGAATCTGATTTATGATATTCCTGGTGCCAAGAACATACTGGAGATTCCTCCTTTGGTTGCTCAG GTGACTAGGTTCAGATGTGGAGGATTTGTCCTTGGGTTATGTATGAACCATTGTATGAATGATGGGATTGCTGCCATGGAATTTGTGAACTCATGGGGTGAGACTGCTAGAGGCTTGCCTCTTAAGGTTGCTCCGTTTATAGACAGAAGCATACTTGAAGCCCGACACCCACCAAAATTAGAATTTCCTCACCATGAATTTGCTCAGATTGAAGATATATCTGATACCTCAAAACtgtatgaagaagaagaaatggtTTATAGGTCTTTCTGTTTTGAGCCAGAGAAGCTCGAAAAGCTCAAGAAAATGGCCATGGAAGATGGTATTCTTGACAAATGTACTTTATTTGTAGCACTCTCTGCCTTTGTTTGGAGAGCAAGGACAAGGGCCTTAAGGATGGTACCAGACCAGAAAACAAAGCTGCTCTTCGCCGTTGATGGACGATCAAAATTTGAGCCACCTATACCAAAAGGCTACTATGGAAATGCAGTTGTGTTGACAAATGCATTATGCAGTACAGGGGAGCTATTAGAGAATCCATTATCATTTGCTGCTGGGCTAGTTAATGAGGCAATTGACAGGGTTAGTGATAGTTATATGAGATCAGTCATAGACTACTTTGAAGTCACAAGAGCTAGGCCTTCTTTGGCAGCAACTCTTTTGATAACAACATGGTCTAGGCTTGCCTTCCACACTACTGATTTCGGTTGGGGAGAGCCTGTGTTTTCGGGGCCTGTGGGTTTGCCTGAGAAGGAAGTCATCTTGTTCCTTCCTCATGGGGAAGACCGGAGAAGCATTAATGTGTTTTTGGGAATGCCAGCTTCTGCTATGAAGGTGTTTGAAAAGCTGATGCAGATTTAA